From Gallus gallus isolate bGalGal1 chromosome 14, bGalGal1.mat.broiler.GRCg7b, whole genome shotgun sequence, one genomic window encodes:
- the TMEM8A gene encoding post-GPI attachment to proteins factor 6 isoform X1, translating to MARGAGPALRLLLPLLQLLALPAGRGNRTGAGKCGLRGPAGAVRPGAPSGRAEGRAGSAMAVPDREGRCGSPPRCLQPETAGDGASHPSAAASWREERAKFIGGAEAPCSSPSISRRAHRGCPSTAGMGTPRSSTSTCQKIPCCFAGFCRHPGGRNLSAPAWRSQCMHFRYGAPPVINPLGTHFPANATVRPSYNISITLSSAVQNTTFVNITTPAAGDWFIAAHLPEAAGRIEVKGFSTPCTYMFQADMFVLRLTDMPVLEPGVAMPQTIVSPAKPLHVKVFVPKYTARMWFELRSCMTSERRACTVRVVLGSITLPQSFQRIITCTGNVNCSVSLDSLPWEKWVQIMVESLGTANASVSLEMLASFTDCRPGSTSSFLNFSSLNQSQAGSGPGSPTPSTGMALRNTSDQRSFCLQNQPVVREDLDVVSVRYRLLNGPSVAVYSISPTLLLLNLNSGMDSGGSLVVNLLLNKTSLSQANATVVACVSAASPVLSLNTTQNCSTAFFQGYPLSLSTSSAEAMLIVLYPQTDDWFLSLQLICPKGQSECNTAEAKVTVIAYLTPCFNDCGPYGQCSLLRRHGYLYAGCSCKAGWSGWSCTDDTKAQSVGAQNLATLLLTLSNLMFLPAIAVAVYRYYLVEASVYTYTMFFSTFYHACDQPGIAVMCIMDYDTLQYCDFLGSVVSIWVTILCMSRVKKILKYVLFVLGSLLIAMSLQLDRRGVWNMMGPCLFALIIMISAWVYHGVKRRHCYPSSWKRWVFYLLPGITLAFIAISVYAFMETNENYYYTHSIWHVLVAGSVAFLLPPRDKHKKPWAWSQKLTCRYQICQNDREELYAVT from the exons ATGGCGCGGGGAGCCGGCCCGGCGCTGcgcctgctgctgccgctgctgcagctcctggcgcTGCCCGCGGGGCGCGGCAACCGCACCGGCGCCGGTAAGTGCGGGCTGAGGGGGCCGGCCGGAGCCGTCCGTCCGGGAGCCCCGAGCGGCCGCGCTGAGGGGCGGGCGGGGTCAGCGATGGCTGTCCCGGACCGCGAGGGCCGGTGTGGGTCCCCGCCGCGCTGCCTCCAGCCCGAGACCGCGGGCGACGGAGCCTCGCATCCCTCTGCGGCCGCATCGTGGCGTGAGGAGAGGGCGAAGTTTATTGGGGGCGCTGAG GCTCCCTGTTCGTCTCCGAGTATTTCTCGCAGAGCGCACAGAGGCTGTCCTTCTACAGCTGGTATGGGAACGCCAAGGTCTTCCACTTCCACGTGCCAGAAGATACCGTGCTGCTTCGCTGGCTTCTGCAGGCATCCAGGGGGAAGGAACCTGAGTGCACCAGCATGGAGGTCACAGTGTAT GCACTTTCGCTATGGAGCCCCTCCTGTAATTAATCCACTGGGCACTCATTTTCCTGCAAACGCAACCGTCCGTCCTTCCTATAACATCAGTATCACTctgagcagcgctgtgcagaACACCACCTTTGTGAACATCACTACCCCTGCTGCAGGAGACTGGTTCATTGCTGCGCATCTCCCCGAGGCTGCTGGCAGAATTGAAGTGAAA GGTTTCTCCACTCCATGCACCTATATGTTTCAGGCAGATATGTTTGTGCTTAGACTCACTGATATGCCTGTTCTGGAGCCTGGTGTTGCCATGCCACAAACCATCGTCTCACCTGCTAAGCCACTGCATGTCAA GGTTTTTGTTCCCAAGTACACTGCCAGAATGTGGTTTGAACTGCGAAGCTGCATGACAAGTGAGCGAAGAGCATGCACTGTGCGGGTAGTGCTGGGCTCAATCACACTGCCACAGTCCTTCCAGAGGATCATCACCTGCACAGGGAATGTGAACTGCAGTGTAAGCCTCGATTCACTCCCCTGGGAGAAGTGGGTGCAGATCATGGTGGAGAGTCTTGGTACTGCCAATGCCAGTGTGTCACTGGAGATGCTGGCTTCTTTCACAG ATTGTAGACCGGGAAGTACCAGTTCATTCCTTAACTTCAGCAGCCTAAACCAGAGCCAGGCTGGTTCTGGACCGGGGAGTCCCACTCCATCTACAGGAATGGCTTTGCGCAACACTTCTGATCAGAGGAGCTTCTGCCTCCAGAATCAGCCTGTTGTTCGTGAGGACCTGGATGTGGTGTCTGTGCGGTACAGGCTCTTGAATGGTCCCAGTGTAGCCGTGTACTCCATCTCCCcaaccctcctcctcctcaactTGAACAGTGGCATGGATAGCGGGGGTTCCCTTGTGGTGAATCTCCTGCTTAACAAG aCGTCGCTGAGCCAGGCCAATGCCACTGTGGTTGCATGTGTGAGTGCTGCTTCGCCGGTGCTGTCTCTCAATACCACGCAGAACTGCAGCACAG CTTTCTTCCAAGGCTACCCTCTGAGTCTGAGCACGTCCTCTGCGGAAGCAATGCTGATTGTCCTGTACCCACAGACAGATGACTGGTTCCTTTCCTTACAGCTCATCTGCCCGAAGGGCCAGAG TGAATGTAACACCGCAGAAGCCAAAGTGACCGTCATAGCATACCTCACCCCGTGCTTCAATGACTGTGGGCCATACGGACAGTGCAGTCTCCTGAGAAGACATGGCTACCTCtatgctggctgcagctgtaaAGCTG GTTGGAGCGGGTGGAGCTGCACAGACGATACCAAGGCCCAATCTGTTGGTGCACAGAACCTGGCCACCCTCCTGCTCACGCTGAGTAACCTCATGTTCCTGCCGGCAATAGCGGTTGCTGTGTATCGATACTACCTGGTGGAGGCCTCTGTCTACACCTACACCATGTTCTTCTCCACG ttctaCCACGCATGTGACCAGCCAGGCATCGCTGTGATGTGCATTATGGACTACGACACACTACAGTACTGTGACTTTTTGGGCTCTGTGGTGTCCATCTGGGTGACGATCTTGTGCATGTCCCGGGTGAAGAAGATTCTGAAATAT GTTCTTTTTGTCCTGGGGTCACTGCTAATCGCCATGTCCCTGCAGCTGGACCGCAGAGGGGTTTGGAACATGATGGGTCCCTGCCTGTTTGCCCTAATCATCATGATCTCAGCATGG GTTTACCACGGAGTGAAGCGCAGACACTGCTACCCCTCCTCGTGGAAGCGATGGGTTTTCTACCTCCTCCCAGGGATCACCTTGGCTTTCATCGCCATCTCAGTATATGCGTTCATGGAAACCAATGAGAACTATTACTACACTCACAGCATCTGGCACGTGCTGGTGGCTGGCAGTGTTGCTTTCCTGCTTCCACCTCGGGACAAGCATAAGAAGCCCTGGGCCTGGTCACAGAAGCTCACGTGTCGCTATCAGATCTGCCAGAATGACCGTGAGGAGCTCTATGCTGTCACCTGA
- the TMEM8A gene encoding post-GPI attachment to proteins factor 6 isoform X4, with protein sequence MGTPRSSTSTCQKIPCCFAGFCRHPGGRNLSAPAWRSQCMHFRYGAPPVINPLGTHFPANATVRPSYNISITLSSAVQNTTFVNITTPAAGDWFIAAHLPEAAGRIEVKGFSTPCTYMFQADMFVLRLTDMPVLEPGVAMPQTIVSPAKPLHVKVFVPKYTARMWFELRSCMTSERRACTVRVVLGSITLPQSFQRIITCTGNVNCSVSLDSLPWEKWVQIMVESLGTANASVSLEMLASFTDCRPGSTSSFLNFSSLNQSQAGSGPGSPTPSTGMALRNTSDQRSFCLQNQPVVREDLDVVSVRYRLLNGPSVAVYSISPTLLLLNLNSGMDSGGSLVVNLLLNKTSLSQANATVVACVSAASPVLSLNTTQNCSTAFFQGYPLSLSTSSAEAMLIVLYPQTDDWFLSLQLICPKGQSECNTAEAKVTVIAYLTPCFNDCGPYGQCSLLRRHGYLYAGCSCKAGWSGWSCTDDTKAQSVGAQNLATLLLTLSNLMFLPAIAVAVYRYYLVEASVYTYTMFFSTFYHACDQPGIAVMCIMDYDTLQYCDFLGSVVSIWVTILCMSRVKKILKYVLFVLGSLLIAMSLQLDRRGVWNMMGPCLFALIIMISAWVYHGVKRRHCYPSSWKRWVFYLLPGITLAFIAISVYAFMETNENYYYTHSIWHVLVAGSVAFLLPPRDKHKKPWAWSQKLTCRYQICQNDREELYAVT encoded by the exons ATGGGAACGCCAAGGTCTTCCACTTCCACGTGCCAGAAGATACCGTGCTGCTTCGCTGGCTTCTGCAGGCATCCAGGGGGAAGGAACCTGAGTGCACCAGCATGGAGGTCACAGTGTAT GCACTTTCGCTATGGAGCCCCTCCTGTAATTAATCCACTGGGCACTCATTTTCCTGCAAACGCAACCGTCCGTCCTTCCTATAACATCAGTATCACTctgagcagcgctgtgcagaACACCACCTTTGTGAACATCACTACCCCTGCTGCAGGAGACTGGTTCATTGCTGCGCATCTCCCCGAGGCTGCTGGCAGAATTGAAGTGAAA GGTTTCTCCACTCCATGCACCTATATGTTTCAGGCAGATATGTTTGTGCTTAGACTCACTGATATGCCTGTTCTGGAGCCTGGTGTTGCCATGCCACAAACCATCGTCTCACCTGCTAAGCCACTGCATGTCAA GGTTTTTGTTCCCAAGTACACTGCCAGAATGTGGTTTGAACTGCGAAGCTGCATGACAAGTGAGCGAAGAGCATGCACTGTGCGGGTAGTGCTGGGCTCAATCACACTGCCACAGTCCTTCCAGAGGATCATCACCTGCACAGGGAATGTGAACTGCAGTGTAAGCCTCGATTCACTCCCCTGGGAGAAGTGGGTGCAGATCATGGTGGAGAGTCTTGGTACTGCCAATGCCAGTGTGTCACTGGAGATGCTGGCTTCTTTCACAG ATTGTAGACCGGGAAGTACCAGTTCATTCCTTAACTTCAGCAGCCTAAACCAGAGCCAGGCTGGTTCTGGACCGGGGAGTCCCACTCCATCTACAGGAATGGCTTTGCGCAACACTTCTGATCAGAGGAGCTTCTGCCTCCAGAATCAGCCTGTTGTTCGTGAGGACCTGGATGTGGTGTCTGTGCGGTACAGGCTCTTGAATGGTCCCAGTGTAGCCGTGTACTCCATCTCCCcaaccctcctcctcctcaactTGAACAGTGGCATGGATAGCGGGGGTTCCCTTGTGGTGAATCTCCTGCTTAACAAG aCGTCGCTGAGCCAGGCCAATGCCACTGTGGTTGCATGTGTGAGTGCTGCTTCGCCGGTGCTGTCTCTCAATACCACGCAGAACTGCAGCACAG CTTTCTTCCAAGGCTACCCTCTGAGTCTGAGCACGTCCTCTGCGGAAGCAATGCTGATTGTCCTGTACCCACAGACAGATGACTGGTTCCTTTCCTTACAGCTCATCTGCCCGAAGGGCCAGAG TGAATGTAACACCGCAGAAGCCAAAGTGACCGTCATAGCATACCTCACCCCGTGCTTCAATGACTGTGGGCCATACGGACAGTGCAGTCTCCTGAGAAGACATGGCTACCTCtatgctggctgcagctgtaaAGCTG GTTGGAGCGGGTGGAGCTGCACAGACGATACCAAGGCCCAATCTGTTGGTGCACAGAACCTGGCCACCCTCCTGCTCACGCTGAGTAACCTCATGTTCCTGCCGGCAATAGCGGTTGCTGTGTATCGATACTACCTGGTGGAGGCCTCTGTCTACACCTACACCATGTTCTTCTCCACG ttctaCCACGCATGTGACCAGCCAGGCATCGCTGTGATGTGCATTATGGACTACGACACACTACAGTACTGTGACTTTTTGGGCTCTGTGGTGTCCATCTGGGTGACGATCTTGTGCATGTCCCGGGTGAAGAAGATTCTGAAATAT GTTCTTTTTGTCCTGGGGTCACTGCTAATCGCCATGTCCCTGCAGCTGGACCGCAGAGGGGTTTGGAACATGATGGGTCCCTGCCTGTTTGCCCTAATCATCATGATCTCAGCATGG GTTTACCACGGAGTGAAGCGCAGACACTGCTACCCCTCCTCGTGGAAGCGATGGGTTTTCTACCTCCTCCCAGGGATCACCTTGGCTTTCATCGCCATCTCAGTATATGCGTTCATGGAAACCAATGAGAACTATTACTACACTCACAGCATCTGGCACGTGCTGGTGGCTGGCAGTGTTGCTTTCCTGCTTCCACCTCGGGACAAGCATAAGAAGCCCTGGGCCTGGTCACAGAAGCTCACGTGTCGCTATCAGATCTGCCAGAATGACCGTGAGGAGCTCTATGCTGTCACCTGA
- the TMEM8A gene encoding post-GPI attachment to proteins factor 6 isoform X2: protein MARGAGPALRLLLPLLQLLALPAGRGNRTGAGSLFVSEYFSQSAQRLSFYSWYGNAKVFHFHVPEDTVLLRWLLQASRGKEPECTSMEVTVHFRYGAPPVINPLGTHFPANATVRPSYNISITLSSAVQNTTFVNITTPAAGDWFIAAHLPEAAGRIEVKGFSTPCTYMFQADMFVLRLTDMPVLEPGVAMPQTIVSPAKPLHVKVFVPKYTARMWFELRSCMTSERRACTVRVVLGSITLPQSFQRIITCTGNVNCSVSLDSLPWEKWVQIMVESLGTANASVSLEMLASFTDCRPGSTSSFLNFSSLNQSQAGSGPGSPTPSTGMALRNTSDQRSFCLQNQPVVREDLDVVSVRYRLLNGPSVAVYSISPTLLLLNLNSGMDSGGSLVVNLLLNKTSLSQANATVVACVSAASPVLSLNTTQNCSTAFFQGYPLSLSTSSAEAMLIVLYPQTDDWFLSLQLICPKGQSECNTAEAKVTVIAYLTPCFNDCGPYGQCSLLRRHGYLYAGCSCKAGWSGWSCTDDTKAQSVGAQNLATLLLTLSNLMFLPAIAVAVYRYYLVEASVYTYTMFFSTFYHACDQPGIAVMCIMDYDTLQYCDFLGSVVSIWVTILCMSRVKKILKYVLFVLGSLLIAMSLQLDRRGVWNMMGPCLFALIIMISAWVYHGVKRRHCYPSSWKRWVFYLLPGITLAFIAISVYAFMETNENYYYTHSIWHVLVAGSVAFLLPPRDKHKKPWAWSQKLTCRYQICQNDREELYAVT from the exons ATGGCGCGGGGAGCCGGCCCGGCGCTGcgcctgctgctgccgctgctgcagctcctggcgcTGCCCGCGGGGCGCGGCAACCGCACCGGCGCCG GCTCCCTGTTCGTCTCCGAGTATTTCTCGCAGAGCGCACAGAGGCTGTCCTTCTACAGCTGGTATGGGAACGCCAAGGTCTTCCACTTCCACGTGCCAGAAGATACCGTGCTGCTTCGCTGGCTTCTGCAGGCATCCAGGGGGAAGGAACCTGAGTGCACCAGCATGGAGGTCACAGT GCACTTTCGCTATGGAGCCCCTCCTGTAATTAATCCACTGGGCACTCATTTTCCTGCAAACGCAACCGTCCGTCCTTCCTATAACATCAGTATCACTctgagcagcgctgtgcagaACACCACCTTTGTGAACATCACTACCCCTGCTGCAGGAGACTGGTTCATTGCTGCGCATCTCCCCGAGGCTGCTGGCAGAATTGAAGTGAAA GGTTTCTCCACTCCATGCACCTATATGTTTCAGGCAGATATGTTTGTGCTTAGACTCACTGATATGCCTGTTCTGGAGCCTGGTGTTGCCATGCCACAAACCATCGTCTCACCTGCTAAGCCACTGCATGTCAA GGTTTTTGTTCCCAAGTACACTGCCAGAATGTGGTTTGAACTGCGAAGCTGCATGACAAGTGAGCGAAGAGCATGCACTGTGCGGGTAGTGCTGGGCTCAATCACACTGCCACAGTCCTTCCAGAGGATCATCACCTGCACAGGGAATGTGAACTGCAGTGTAAGCCTCGATTCACTCCCCTGGGAGAAGTGGGTGCAGATCATGGTGGAGAGTCTTGGTACTGCCAATGCCAGTGTGTCACTGGAGATGCTGGCTTCTTTCACAG ATTGTAGACCGGGAAGTACCAGTTCATTCCTTAACTTCAGCAGCCTAAACCAGAGCCAGGCTGGTTCTGGACCGGGGAGTCCCACTCCATCTACAGGAATGGCTTTGCGCAACACTTCTGATCAGAGGAGCTTCTGCCTCCAGAATCAGCCTGTTGTTCGTGAGGACCTGGATGTGGTGTCTGTGCGGTACAGGCTCTTGAATGGTCCCAGTGTAGCCGTGTACTCCATCTCCCcaaccctcctcctcctcaactTGAACAGTGGCATGGATAGCGGGGGTTCCCTTGTGGTGAATCTCCTGCTTAACAAG aCGTCGCTGAGCCAGGCCAATGCCACTGTGGTTGCATGTGTGAGTGCTGCTTCGCCGGTGCTGTCTCTCAATACCACGCAGAACTGCAGCACAG CTTTCTTCCAAGGCTACCCTCTGAGTCTGAGCACGTCCTCTGCGGAAGCAATGCTGATTGTCCTGTACCCACAGACAGATGACTGGTTCCTTTCCTTACAGCTCATCTGCCCGAAGGGCCAGAG TGAATGTAACACCGCAGAAGCCAAAGTGACCGTCATAGCATACCTCACCCCGTGCTTCAATGACTGTGGGCCATACGGACAGTGCAGTCTCCTGAGAAGACATGGCTACCTCtatgctggctgcagctgtaaAGCTG GTTGGAGCGGGTGGAGCTGCACAGACGATACCAAGGCCCAATCTGTTGGTGCACAGAACCTGGCCACCCTCCTGCTCACGCTGAGTAACCTCATGTTCCTGCCGGCAATAGCGGTTGCTGTGTATCGATACTACCTGGTGGAGGCCTCTGTCTACACCTACACCATGTTCTTCTCCACG ttctaCCACGCATGTGACCAGCCAGGCATCGCTGTGATGTGCATTATGGACTACGACACACTACAGTACTGTGACTTTTTGGGCTCTGTGGTGTCCATCTGGGTGACGATCTTGTGCATGTCCCGGGTGAAGAAGATTCTGAAATAT GTTCTTTTTGTCCTGGGGTCACTGCTAATCGCCATGTCCCTGCAGCTGGACCGCAGAGGGGTTTGGAACATGATGGGTCCCTGCCTGTTTGCCCTAATCATCATGATCTCAGCATGG GTTTACCACGGAGTGAAGCGCAGACACTGCTACCCCTCCTCGTGGAAGCGATGGGTTTTCTACCTCCTCCCAGGGATCACCTTGGCTTTCATCGCCATCTCAGTATATGCGTTCATGGAAACCAATGAGAACTATTACTACACTCACAGCATCTGGCACGTGCTGGTGGCTGGCAGTGTTGCTTTCCTGCTTCCACCTCGGGACAAGCATAAGAAGCCCTGGGCCTGGTCACAGAAGCTCACGTGTCGCTATCAGATCTGCCAGAATGACCGTGAGGAGCTCTATGCTGTCACCTGA
- the TMEM8A gene encoding post-GPI attachment to proteins factor 6 isoform X3, which produces MRAVPTTRAAPRSQAPCSSPSISRRAHRGCPSTAGMGTPRSSTSTCQKIPCCFAGFCRHPGGRNLSAPAWRSQCMHFRYGAPPVINPLGTHFPANATVRPSYNISITLSSAVQNTTFVNITTPAAGDWFIAAHLPEAAGRIEVKGFSTPCTYMFQADMFVLRLTDMPVLEPGVAMPQTIVSPAKPLHVKVFVPKYTARMWFELRSCMTSERRACTVRVVLGSITLPQSFQRIITCTGNVNCSVSLDSLPWEKWVQIMVESLGTANASVSLEMLASFTDCRPGSTSSFLNFSSLNQSQAGSGPGSPTPSTGMALRNTSDQRSFCLQNQPVVREDLDVVSVRYRLLNGPSVAVYSISPTLLLLNLNSGMDSGGSLVVNLLLNKTSLSQANATVVACVSAASPVLSLNTTQNCSTAFFQGYPLSLSTSSAEAMLIVLYPQTDDWFLSLQLICPKGQSECNTAEAKVTVIAYLTPCFNDCGPYGQCSLLRRHGYLYAGCSCKAGWSGWSCTDDTKAQSVGAQNLATLLLTLSNLMFLPAIAVAVYRYYLVEASVYTYTMFFSTFYHACDQPGIAVMCIMDYDTLQYCDFLGSVVSIWVTILCMSRVKKILKYVLFVLGSLLIAMSLQLDRRGVWNMMGPCLFALIIMISAWVYHGVKRRHCYPSSWKRWVFYLLPGITLAFIAISVYAFMETNENYYYTHSIWHVLVAGSVAFLLPPRDKHKKPWAWSQKLTCRYQICQNDREELYAVT; this is translated from the exons ATGAGGGCCGTCCCCACGACGAGGGCCGCCCCCCGCTCCCAG GCTCCCTGTTCGTCTCCGAGTATTTCTCGCAGAGCGCACAGAGGCTGTCCTTCTACAGCTGGTATGGGAACGCCAAGGTCTTCCACTTCCACGTGCCAGAAGATACCGTGCTGCTTCGCTGGCTTCTGCAGGCATCCAGGGGGAAGGAACCTGAGTGCACCAGCATGGAGGTCACAGTGTAT GCACTTTCGCTATGGAGCCCCTCCTGTAATTAATCCACTGGGCACTCATTTTCCTGCAAACGCAACCGTCCGTCCTTCCTATAACATCAGTATCACTctgagcagcgctgtgcagaACACCACCTTTGTGAACATCACTACCCCTGCTGCAGGAGACTGGTTCATTGCTGCGCATCTCCCCGAGGCTGCTGGCAGAATTGAAGTGAAA GGTTTCTCCACTCCATGCACCTATATGTTTCAGGCAGATATGTTTGTGCTTAGACTCACTGATATGCCTGTTCTGGAGCCTGGTGTTGCCATGCCACAAACCATCGTCTCACCTGCTAAGCCACTGCATGTCAA GGTTTTTGTTCCCAAGTACACTGCCAGAATGTGGTTTGAACTGCGAAGCTGCATGACAAGTGAGCGAAGAGCATGCACTGTGCGGGTAGTGCTGGGCTCAATCACACTGCCACAGTCCTTCCAGAGGATCATCACCTGCACAGGGAATGTGAACTGCAGTGTAAGCCTCGATTCACTCCCCTGGGAGAAGTGGGTGCAGATCATGGTGGAGAGTCTTGGTACTGCCAATGCCAGTGTGTCACTGGAGATGCTGGCTTCTTTCACAG ATTGTAGACCGGGAAGTACCAGTTCATTCCTTAACTTCAGCAGCCTAAACCAGAGCCAGGCTGGTTCTGGACCGGGGAGTCCCACTCCATCTACAGGAATGGCTTTGCGCAACACTTCTGATCAGAGGAGCTTCTGCCTCCAGAATCAGCCTGTTGTTCGTGAGGACCTGGATGTGGTGTCTGTGCGGTACAGGCTCTTGAATGGTCCCAGTGTAGCCGTGTACTCCATCTCCCcaaccctcctcctcctcaactTGAACAGTGGCATGGATAGCGGGGGTTCCCTTGTGGTGAATCTCCTGCTTAACAAG aCGTCGCTGAGCCAGGCCAATGCCACTGTGGTTGCATGTGTGAGTGCTGCTTCGCCGGTGCTGTCTCTCAATACCACGCAGAACTGCAGCACAG CTTTCTTCCAAGGCTACCCTCTGAGTCTGAGCACGTCCTCTGCGGAAGCAATGCTGATTGTCCTGTACCCACAGACAGATGACTGGTTCCTTTCCTTACAGCTCATCTGCCCGAAGGGCCAGAG TGAATGTAACACCGCAGAAGCCAAAGTGACCGTCATAGCATACCTCACCCCGTGCTTCAATGACTGTGGGCCATACGGACAGTGCAGTCTCCTGAGAAGACATGGCTACCTCtatgctggctgcagctgtaaAGCTG GTTGGAGCGGGTGGAGCTGCACAGACGATACCAAGGCCCAATCTGTTGGTGCACAGAACCTGGCCACCCTCCTGCTCACGCTGAGTAACCTCATGTTCCTGCCGGCAATAGCGGTTGCTGTGTATCGATACTACCTGGTGGAGGCCTCTGTCTACACCTACACCATGTTCTTCTCCACG ttctaCCACGCATGTGACCAGCCAGGCATCGCTGTGATGTGCATTATGGACTACGACACACTACAGTACTGTGACTTTTTGGGCTCTGTGGTGTCCATCTGGGTGACGATCTTGTGCATGTCCCGGGTGAAGAAGATTCTGAAATAT GTTCTTTTTGTCCTGGGGTCACTGCTAATCGCCATGTCCCTGCAGCTGGACCGCAGAGGGGTTTGGAACATGATGGGTCCCTGCCTGTTTGCCCTAATCATCATGATCTCAGCATGG GTTTACCACGGAGTGAAGCGCAGACACTGCTACCCCTCCTCGTGGAAGCGATGGGTTTTCTACCTCCTCCCAGGGATCACCTTGGCTTTCATCGCCATCTCAGTATATGCGTTCATGGAAACCAATGAGAACTATTACTACACTCACAGCATCTGGCACGTGCTGGTGGCTGGCAGTGTTGCTTTCCTGCTTCCACCTCGGGACAAGCATAAGAAGCCCTGGGCCTGGTCACAGAAGCTCACGTGTCGCTATCAGATCTGCCAGAATGACCGTGAGGAGCTCTATGCTGTCACCTGA
- the MRPL28 gene encoding 39S ribosomal protein L28, mitochondrial, with product MVLHKVPPRLWPKLRLQEGICARLPAHFLAQLNDDTQPTPVHWRPLGVRYRRNPRTGERERVQDVPVPVFLPRAADEGLWGGEGWIRGFRYANNDKLSTRVPKIWKPQLFKRQFYSEILDAKLTITVTMRTLDLIDQAYGFDFYILKTPKADMCSKLGMDLKRTMLLRLARRDPKLHPDDPARREAIYNKYREFVIPEEEAEWVGLSLEEAIEKQRLLEKKDPVPLFKVYAEELVNQLKEQALEKEKERNV from the exons ATGGTGCTGCACAAGGTCCCGCCGCGGCTGTGGCCGAAGCTGCGGCTGCAGGAAGGGATCTGCGCGCGGCTGCCCGCGCATTTCCTGGCCCAGCTGAACGATGACACGCAGCCCACGCCCGTGCACTGGCGGCCGCTGGGCGTGCGGTACCGGCGGAACCCACGCACCGGGGAGCGGGAGCGGGTGCAGGACGTGCCGGTGCCTGTGTTCCTGCCCCGTGCTGCTGAcgaggggctgtggggcggcgAGGGCTGGATCCGCGGCTTCCGCTATGCGAACAACGATAAG CTCTCCACGCGAGTGCCAAAGATCTGGAAGCCGCAGCTGTTCAAGCGGCAGTTCTACAGCGAGATCCTGGACGCCAAGCTCACCATCACCGTCACCATGCGCACGCTGGACCTCATCGACCAGGCCTATGGCTTTGACTTCTACATCCTGAAG ACCCCAAAAGCAGATATGTGCTCAAAGCTGGGGATGGACTTGAAGCGAACGATGCTGCTGCGACTCGCACGGAGGGATCCCAAGCTGCATCCTGACGACCCGGCCAGGAGAGAGGCGATCTATAACAAGTACCGG GAATTTGTGATTCCAGAAGAGGAAGCTGAATGGGTTGGCTTAAGTTTGGAAGAAGCAATAGAAAAACAGAGGCTTCTAGAAAAAAAG GACCCTGTCCCGCTCTTCAAGGTGTATGCTGAGGAACTCGTCAACCAACTGAAAGAACAGGCGCttgagaaggagaaggaaagaaatgtgtaG